The following are encoded in a window of Pseudobdellovibrionaceae bacterium genomic DNA:
- the purT gene encoding formate-dependent phosphoribosylglycinamide formyltransferase, with product MLPSRDRLGKSIKLMLLGSGELGKEFVIAAQRLGLTTIAVDRYHGAPAMQVADRAIVVDMLNGDELEKVIRAEKPDYIVPEIEAIRTSKLVELEKQGFTVIPSAKAANLTMNRDAIRDLAANELKLKTARYAYAESFEELARGADDIGFPCVIKPVMSSSGKGQSVAKSAKDLQASWDYALAGMRGDQKKIIVEEFIRFDSEITLLTIKQVKGKTLYCPPIGHRQERGDYQESWMPGKVPPRLLKKAQLMAKKVTDALGGAGLFGVEFFLTKNDIYFSELSPRPHDTGLVTLMSQNLSEFELHLRAILGLPIPKIASTGPTASAVILAQKDLSAPVLTGIDKALAQAGTDLRLFGKPDARPYRRMGVALANGKTVAEARRKAAKAAAQVKVIGS from the coding sequence ATGCTGCCATCTCGTGATCGTTTGGGTAAATCCATCAAACTGATGCTCTTGGGCTCGGGCGAGCTGGGGAAAGAGTTCGTCATCGCCGCGCAACGCCTGGGACTCACCACCATCGCGGTCGACCGCTACCACGGCGCCCCCGCGATGCAGGTCGCCGACCGCGCGATCGTCGTCGATATGTTGAATGGCGACGAACTGGAAAAGGTCATCCGCGCGGAAAAACCGGACTACATCGTCCCCGAGATCGAAGCCATCCGCACTTCGAAGTTGGTGGAACTCGAAAAGCAGGGATTCACCGTCATTCCGTCGGCCAAAGCCGCGAACTTGACGATGAACCGCGACGCGATTCGTGATCTCGCCGCAAACGAATTGAAATTGAAAACGGCGCGCTACGCCTACGCCGAGTCCTTCGAAGAGCTCGCCCGCGGCGCGGACGACATCGGTTTTCCTTGCGTCATCAAACCCGTCATGTCCTCCAGCGGCAAAGGTCAAAGCGTCGCGAAATCCGCCAAGGACTTGCAGGCCTCTTGGGACTACGCGCTGGCCGGCATGCGCGGGGATCAGAAAAAAATCATCGTCGAAGAGTTCATCCGCTTCGATTCCGAGATCACGCTTTTGACGATCAAACAGGTCAAAGGCAAAACGCTTTACTGCCCGCCTATCGGTCACCGTCAAGAACGCGGTGACTATCAAGAGTCGTGGATGCCCGGCAAAGTGCCCCCGCGTCTTTTGAAGAAGGCCCAGCTCATGGCGAAGAAGGTGACCGACGCGCTTGGGGGCGCGGGTCTTTTCGGCGTCGAGTTTTTCCTGACGAAAAACGATATCTACTTTTCGGAGCTTTCGCCGCGTCCGCACGATACGGGGCTCGTGACGCTCATGTCGCAGAACCTGTCGGAGTTCGAGCTGCATCTGCGCGCGATTTTGGGACTGCCGATTCCGAAGATCGCATCGACTGGTCCCACGGCTTCGGCCGTGATCCTGGCGCAGAAAGACCTCTCCGCGCCCGTCCTCACCGGCATCGACAAAGCCCTCGCGCAGGCCGGTACGGATCTTCGTTTGTTCGGCAAGCCCGACGCGCGCCCCTACCGGCGTATGGGC